In the genome of Flavobacterium panacagri, one region contains:
- the ytxJ gene encoding bacillithiol system redox-active protein YtxJ: MSFFNSIFGSSENSEAPKSKVNWTELTDILQLQEIEAISNEKPVVIFKHSTRCSISRMALKQFEREFDLEDVVDAYFLDLIAHRDISNEIASRFGVYHESPQLILIKNGKAVYDVSHSDIDAEALKSKV, from the coding sequence ATGAGTTTTTTTAATTCAATCTTCGGAAGTTCAGAGAACTCAGAAGCTCCAAAAAGTAAAGTAAACTGGACAGAATTAACAGATATTCTTCAATTGCAGGAAATTGAAGCGATCTCTAATGAAAAACCTGTTGTAATTTTTAAGCACAGTACAAGATGCAGCATCAGCCGAATGGCCTTAAAACAATTTGAAAGAGAATTTGATCTTGAAGATGTCGTTGACGCGTATTTCCTTGATTTAATTGCACATCGTGATATTTCAAACGAAATTGCGAGTCGATTTGGTGTTTACCATGAATCTCCTCAATTGATTTTAATCAAAAATGGAAAAGCTGTTTACGATGTTTCGCACAGCGATATCGATGCAGAGGCACTGAAAAGCAAAGTATAG
- the clpB gene encoding ATP-dependent chaperone ClpB — MNINKFTIKSQEAIQLSQQLAQRNGQQQIENEHIFKAIFEVDENVAPFILKKLNVNVPLFLQILDSTIQSFPKVSGGDVMLSRDANKALNEAEIIAQKMNDEYVSIEHLILAIFDSKSKVSQILKDQGVTGKGLKAAIEELRKGERVTSASAEETYNSLNKYAKNLNELARTGKLDPVIGRDEEIRRVLQILTRRTKNNPMLIGEPGVGKTAIAEGLAHRIVDGDVPENLKDKIVFSLDMGALIAGAKYKGEFEERLKSVVKEVTAADGDIVLFIDEIHTLVGAGGGEGAMDAANILKPALARGELRAIGATTLDEYQKYFEKDKALERRFQKVLIDEPDTESAISILRGIKEKYETHHKVQIKDEAIIAAVELSQRYITNRFLPDKAIDLMDEAASKLRMEINSKPEELDVLDRKIMQLEIEIEAIKREKEESKLKILGMELANLKEERNEIYAKWKQEKDIVDGIQAVKHEIEDFKYEAERAERDGDYGKVAEIRYGKIKEAQERQETLQKQLLEFQSGNSLIKEEVTREDIAEVVAKWTGIPVMKMLQTEREKLLHLEDELHKRVVGQEEAIEAVSDAVRRSRAGLQDMKKPVGSFLFLGTTGVGKTELAKALAEYLFDDENAMTRIDMSEYQERHSVSRLVGAPPGYVGYDEGGQLTEAVRRKPYSVVLLDEIEKAHPDTFNILLQVLDEGRLTDNKGRLADFRNTIIIMTSNMGSNIIQEKFENLKGGVEAATEAAKNEVLGLLKQTVRPEFINRIDEIVMFTPLTVENISRIVSLQLKSVTKMLALQGITMDATPEAIAYLADKGYDPHFGARPVKRVVQREVLNQLSKEILAGNIITDSIILLDAFDGNLVFRNQTAK, encoded by the coding sequence ATGAATATCAATAAATTTACTATTAAATCGCAGGAAGCCATTCAGTTGTCGCAACAATTAGCACAACGAAATGGCCAGCAGCAAATTGAAAATGAACACATTTTCAAAGCTATTTTTGAAGTGGATGAAAACGTAGCGCCATTTATTCTGAAAAAACTAAATGTAAATGTGCCTTTGTTTTTACAAATTTTAGACAGTACAATTCAGAGTTTTCCAAAAGTTTCTGGAGGAGATGTAATGCTTTCTCGAGATGCAAACAAAGCTTTGAACGAAGCGGAAATTATTGCTCAAAAAATGAACGACGAATATGTTTCGATCGAGCATTTGATTTTGGCTATTTTCGACTCAAAAAGTAAAGTTTCTCAAATTTTAAAAGACCAGGGAGTAACTGGAAAAGGTCTGAAAGCGGCAATTGAAGAATTACGTAAAGGAGAAAGAGTAACATCGGCTTCTGCTGAGGAAACTTATAATTCTTTAAATAAATATGCTAAGAATTTAAACGAATTAGCACGTACAGGAAAATTAGACCCAGTTATTGGCCGTGATGAAGAAATTCGTCGTGTCTTGCAGATTCTGACTCGTAGAACAAAAAATAATCCAATGTTAATTGGAGAACCCGGAGTTGGTAAAACTGCCATTGCAGAAGGTTTAGCGCACAGAATTGTAGACGGAGACGTTCCAGAAAACTTAAAAGATAAAATCGTTTTCTCTCTTGATATGGGAGCTTTGATTGCCGGAGCGAAATACAAAGGAGAATTTGAAGAACGTTTGAAATCGGTTGTAAAAGAAGTTACAGCTGCAGATGGAGATATCGTTTTGTTTATTGATGAGATTCACACACTTGTTGGTGCAGGTGGAGGAGAAGGCGCAATGGACGCGGCTAATATCCTGAAACCAGCTTTGGCTCGTGGAGAGCTAAGAGCGATTGGTGCAACGACTTTAGATGAATATCAAAAATATTTTGAAAAAGACAAAGCGCTTGAAAGACGTTTCCAAAAAGTATTGATCGATGAGCCAGATACTGAAAGTGCGATTTCGATTTTACGTGGAATCAAAGAGAAATACGAAACACACCATAAAGTTCAAATTAAAGACGAAGCGATTATCGCTGCGGTAGAACTTTCGCAAAGATATATTACGAATCGTTTCTTGCCAGATAAAGCGATTGACTTAATGGATGAAGCAGCTTCTAAACTGCGAATGGAAATCAATTCAAAACCTGAAGAATTAGATGTTTTGGATCGTAAAATCATGCAGTTGGAAATCGAAATCGAAGCCATTAAACGTGAAAAAGAAGAAAGCAAACTGAAAATTTTAGGAATGGAATTGGCTAACCTAAAAGAAGAACGCAATGAAATCTATGCAAAATGGAAACAGGAAAAAGATATCGTTGACGGAATTCAGGCTGTAAAACACGAAATTGAAGACTTTAAATACGAAGCAGAACGTGCAGAACGTGATGGCGATTACGGAAAAGTAGCCGAAATTCGTTACGGAAAAATAAAAGAAGCACAGGAACGTCAAGAAACTTTGCAAAAACAATTGTTAGAGTTTCAATCTGGAAATTCTTTGATAAAAGAAGAAGTTACCAGAGAAGATATTGCTGAAGTTGTAGCAAAATGGACAGGAATTCCGGTTATGAAAATGCTTCAGACAGAAAGAGAAAAACTATTGCATTTAGAAGATGAACTGCATAAACGTGTAGTAGGGCAGGAAGAAGCAATAGAAGCTGTGAGTGATGCTGTCCGCAGAAGCCGTGCCGGTTTGCAGGATATGAAAAAACCTGTTGGTTCATTCTTATTCTTAGGAACAACCGGAGTTGGTAAAACGGAGCTAGCAAAAGCTTTAGCAGAATACCTTTTTGATGACGAAAACGCCATGACACGTATCGATATGAGTGAGTACCAAGAACGTCATAGCGTGAGCCGTTTAGTTGGTGCGCCTCCAGGATATGTAGGTTACGATGAAGGAGGTCAGTTGACTGAGGCCGTTCGTAGAAAACCTTATTCTGTTGTATTGTTGGATGAGATCGAAAAAGCGCATCCAGATACTTTCAATATTTTATTGCAAGTTTTAGATGAAGGACGTTTGACAGACAACAAAGGACGTTTGGCTGATTTTAGAAACACAATAATTATTATGACCTCAAATATGGGAAGTAATATTATTCAGGAGAAATTTGAGAATCTTAAAGGCGGTGTTGAAGCAGCAACAGAAGCCGCTAAAAACGAAGTTTTAGGATTATTAAAACAAACAGTTCGCCCTGAGTTTATCAACCGTATCGACGAAATCGTAATGTTTACACCGCTTACAGTAGAGAATATCTCAAGAATTGTAAGTCTGCAGTTAAAAAGCGTTACCAAAATGCTTGCGTTGCAAGGCATCACAATGGACGCAACTCCAGAAGCGATTGCATATTTGGCAGACAAAGGTTATGATCCGCATTTTGGTGCAAGACCAGTGAAACGTGTGGTACAAAGAGAAGTGTTGAATCAATTGTCAAAAGAAATTTTGGCAGGAAACATAATAACAGACAGCATTATTTTATTAGATGCTTTCGATGGCAATTTGGTCTTTAGAAACCAAACAGCTAAATAA
- a CDS encoding DUF808 domain-containing protein has protein sequence MGSGFFALLDDIAAIMDDVAVMSKVAAKKTAGILGDDLAVNAEKASGFASSRELPVLWAISKGSLLNKIIILPIAFLLSAFFPIAIIIILVLGGLFLAYEGAEKIYEFIFPHKHEESEGITDEVLTEEEILVIEKEKVKSAIITDFILSVEIVIIALGTVMDEPLIQKIIVTSIIAIVATIGVYGIVALIVRMDEAGFKLIKHSKSEKSLSRFIGNLLVKALPFVIKGLTVIGTIALLLVSGGIFVHYIPFFHHLSEEIKIPAIIKEFTVGLVLGFIVLLFINLFKKIFKKKTA, from the coding sequence ATGGGTTCAGGTTTTTTCGCCTTATTAGATGATATCGCTGCAATTATGGATGATGTTGCAGTAATGAGTAAAGTTGCTGCAAAGAAAACAGCTGGAATTCTAGGCGATGATTTAGCAGTAAATGCAGAAAAAGCTTCTGGATTTGCATCTTCAAGAGAATTACCAGTTTTGTGGGCAATCAGTAAAGGGTCGCTGTTGAATAAAATCATCATTCTTCCAATTGCCTTTTTATTAAGTGCTTTTTTTCCAATAGCTATTATAATAATTTTGGTTTTAGGGGGACTTTTTTTAGCATACGAAGGAGCCGAAAAAATTTATGAATTTATTTTTCCTCACAAACACGAAGAATCTGAAGGGATTACAGATGAAGTTCTTACAGAAGAAGAAATCCTAGTAATCGAAAAAGAAAAAGTTAAGTCGGCAATTATCACTGATTTTATTCTGTCAGTTGAGATTGTAATTATCGCATTAGGTACTGTAATGGATGAGCCGCTTATACAGAAGATAATCGTAACTTCAATAATTGCAATTGTTGCAACAATTGGAGTTTATGGAATCGTGGCACTTATTGTCAGAATGGATGAAGCAGGATTTAAGCTAATAAAACATAGTAAGAGTGAAAAGAGTCTTTCTAGGTTTATTGGAAATTTATTAGTAAAAGCGCTTCCATTTGTTATAAAAGGTTTAACTGTAATTGGTACAATTGCACTACTTTTAGTTTCTGGAGGAATATTTGTTCATTATATTCCATTTTTTCATCATTTGTCAGAAGAAATTAAAATCCCTGCTATTATCAAAGAGTTTACAGTCGGATTAGTTCTAGGATTTATAGTTTTACTTTTTATAAATCTCTTTAAAAAGATTTTTAAAAAGAAAACAGCTTAA